ccaagaagaagaaggcggttccccgacccaagaccaccggtcccccgttgggcgaacagatcctcaagattgtgggggattgcaaggatcgcaaggggacctccctggccgcgataaagaaggttctggcgaccaaaggcctggatgtggagaagctccggtcccagatcaaattaagtatcaagagaaatgtggaaaaaggctccctggtgcagatcaagggcacgggcgcctcgggctccttcagagtcgctaagaaggaaacccaggcaaaagtggtaaagaaggtgaagaaacaagtgaccaagaaatctcccggaaagaaaccagcggccaaaaaaacagccgtcaagaaattaacggccaagaaaccagcggtcaagaaatcgaccacgaaaaaggcggcgaaatcaccaattaagaagaaagcggcggcgaagaagcccaagacccccaagacagtgaaggcgaaggcgaagaaggtgaaaaaaccgagggccaagcccaagccgaagtcagcaaagcccaagaaagcagcgggcaaaaagaagtaaaaaatcaagtgcaacttgtgaccatctgaacccaacggctcttctcagagccacccacgtctctcagaaaagagcagatcccggaatcagatgattcctgtcccggggccgggctcagatttcagatagaaataatttcaaataaacccagggtcctggtgCCTCGCTGACATTCGCTATTCTCGCCACAcccccactgtctgaaataaaatagagagaatgggatgtccgggccgggcctcactggaactggcgtgtgttcggctccaatcccagttcattttttctcacagattcagggcgagagtcggtgacagggtaaaactggcggagatccgccgctatcacaattcaaaccccaacacatgagattcttcaaatcaactggaataaagtgtttgtaaactgctgaacccgtctgggaggggatgtgtggggagatcgaatcgggtctgacactgaaatggaaggaggcgggttgacttgttagagaagggactgtatttaggcaggaatattactgactgttaattgtaacggggctcaTTTAAAAGCTCCTGGtttctgggaatccttgaatatgaagcccgagtctgtaagggtttgtgcggagcgctgtgtttcggttctattatcgagaaactgtttgaaattggcgggtggagaaagctggaggtggagctggaagatcagaggccgctctccgctctgtccgtcactctgactctctcctcccctctctgtttaatatctcactctgactctcctcccctctctgtttaatatctcactctgactctcctcccctctctgtttaatatctcactctgtctcctcccctctctgtttaatatctcactctgactctcctcccctctctgtttaatatctcactctgtctcctcccctctctgtttaatatctcactctgtctcctcccctctctgtttaatatctcactctgtctcctcccctctctgtttaatatctcactctgtctcctcccctccctctctcacccctgtgTCTGTTTCAGTCAGGTCGGGGCAGGCTGTATAAAAACGGAACCAGCATACGTTCGCTATTCAGTCAGCAGCGATTGGAGTGAAGattcatcatgtctggcagaggtaaaggtgacacctctctgtctgaacacggtgattgccttggcaacgggcagttgcaggggcattctgtaaacaccatgtattgctctatatgtataaatgcgtaggcttcaaggagctcctgaaacatttacctgaggaaggaggaagtctccgaaagcttgtgaatttaaaataaaattgctggactataacttggtgttgtaaaattgtttacaattgtcaaaccccagtccatcaccggcatctcagaggtaaaggaggcaaaggactgggtaaAGGCGGAGCaaagcggcaccggaaagtgcttcgtgataacatccaggggatcaccaaaccagccatccgccgcctggctcgccgtggcggtgtcaagcggatctcgggtctgatctacgaggaaacccgcgggatgttgaaggttttcctggagaatgtgatcagggacgcggtcacctacactgaacacgccaagcgcaagacggtcactgccatggatgtggtgtacgctctgaaacggcagggccgcactctttatggattcggcggctgaacaactcgaccctttcaaaccggacacaaaacaaaggctcttctaagagccgcccaccgcctcacagagagagcactgacctgggaacggggagaggaatgatctcgggatggggaattagtttctgatatttaattagtatggggagattccccaacactcggtacagggagatcagaaacaacggccggggttctcggccatcccgagagaaggagcggaatttCCGGTTTCACcgtataaatgaacaggcggtgatacagactctttccccagacatggcattctccgctcagagtaaaatccctcctcactccctctcccgctgtgtcgtttgaggagcggttcaccgggccggaactggcgggatttttgaaattgaagctggactttgtctCGTTACGGAAAACAATGAccggggctttattcccgcccgtttacagacagatcaggaccggaatgtgaaacagcctgaggTTTGAGCTGACGAGTAGGAA
The window above is part of the Heptranchias perlo isolate sHepPer1 unplaced genomic scaffold, sHepPer1.hap1 HAP1_SCAFFOLD_70, whole genome shotgun sequence genome. Proteins encoded here:
- the LOC137318338 gene encoding histone H1-like, which produces MTDTAAAVAAPPAAAAAPPKAPKKKKAVPRPKTTGPPLGEQILKIVGDCKDRKGTSLAAIKKVLATKGLDVEKLRSQIKLSIKRNVEKGSLVQIKGTGASGSFRVAKKETQAKVVKKVKKQVTKKSPGKKPAAKKTAVKKLTAKKPAVKKSTTKKAAKSPIKKKAAAKKPKTPKTVKAKAKKVKKPRAKPKPKSAKPKKAAGKKK